A window of Leptotrichia wadei contains these coding sequences:
- a CDS encoding AAA family ATPase: protein MINKLKLINFKCFKENEFFFKELNLLTGINSGGKSSVIQSLLLIKQNFEKRQEIKELIKLLSFNDKNTVFKDIFLNDKYVKLGLINDILNEKAIDDEIFIELEIDNKKLDTKIKLDDEKKIVAQYKKIENWEFLISEDNFFYLSANRIFPKENYEYSREKILKGQIGNNGEYSIHYLAEYYNDEIKIKNLKSNDTNNYQFRENVSRWLGKISKGIDITAVVNDAKEEVRLNYNYGSRNFLPQNVGFGITYTLPIIILLLKAQKGDIIIIENPETHLHPAAQSELAKLCCKVAAEGVQLIIETHSDHFLNAIRVSVKENIISSNEVQVYYFNKNYEENEIEMEEIKIDSNGRIENWPKGFFDEWDIQLEKLLW, encoded by the coding sequence ATGATTAATAAATTAAAATTAATTAATTTCAAATGTTTTAAAGAAAATGAATTTTTTTTTAAAGAATTAAACTTATTGACAGGAATAAATAGTGGGGGTAAATCTTCTGTGATTCAAAGTTTGTTATTAATAAAACAAAATTTTGAAAAAAGACAAGAGATAAAAGAGTTAATAAAATTATTGAGTTTTAATGATAAAAATACTGTTTTTAAAGATATATTTCTGAATGATAAATATGTAAAATTAGGTTTAATTAATGATATTTTGAACGAAAAAGCAATAGATGATGAAATTTTCATAGAATTGGAAATAGATAATAAAAAATTAGATACAAAAATAAAATTAGATGATGAAAAGAAAATTGTAGCACAATATAAAAAAATAGAAAATTGGGAATTTCTAATAAGTGAAGATAATTTTTTTTATTTATCAGCTAATAGAATTTTCCCAAAAGAAAATTATGAATATTCTAGAGAAAAAATTTTAAAAGGTCAAATTGGAAATAATGGAGAATACTCAATACATTATCTTGCTGAATATTATAATGATGAAATAAAAATAAAAAATTTAAAATCAAATGATACAAATAATTATCAATTTAGAGAGAATGTATCAAGATGGCTTGGAAAAATAAGTAAAGGGATAGATATTACAGCAGTAGTTAATGATGCGAAAGAAGAAGTTAGGTTAAATTATAACTATGGTAGTAGAAATTTTTTGCCACAAAATGTTGGATTTGGTATTACTTATACTCTGCCAATAATAATTTTATTATTAAAAGCACAAAAAGGAGATATTATTATCATAGAAAATCCTGAAACACATTTACATCCAGCAGCTCAATCTGAGCTTGCAAAACTATGTTGTAAAGTTGCGGCAGAAGGAGTTCAGTTAATAATAGAAACTCATTCAGATCATTTTTTAAATGCTATTAGAGTATCTGTAAAAGAGAATATAATTTCTTCAAATGAAGTTCAAGTATATTATTTCAATAAAAATTATGAAGAAAATGAAATAGAAATGGAAGAAATAAAAATAGATTCTAATGGAAGAATAGAAAATTGGCCTAAAGGTTTTTTTGATGAATGGGATATTCAGTTGGAGAAACTTTTATGGTAG
- a CDS encoding DUF262 domain-containing protein — protein MKIEETNEIEEEIENEETENEETEKNKLITNPFNTKDIKITPKTTSLDNIIKRLENEEIDLNPDFQRNGGLWDNSKMSRLIESIILRLPLPIFYFDISNNDKWIVIDGLQRLTTIKRFIVDKNLKLTNLEFLKEFQGKKFDDLERNIRRTIEETEIVTYQMEPQTPKEVRYSVFNRINTGGITLNPQEIRQALNQKNNGVKLLEEITKEKDFKNIVNVTSKRMVDRELVLRYIAFKKYNYRKLNQEKKSLPKLLDETMEIVDTIEFENNEYVVMKTSLLKTLSNLIEIFEKKYLFNKKLIDNSKIKVLNKSLFEIWTVLVSDLDNKEILRLKNKKEILKKNI, from the coding sequence ATGAAAATTGAAGAAACAAATGAAATAGAAGAAGAAATAGAGAATGAAGAAACAGAGAATGAAGAAACAGAAAAAAATAAATTAATAACAAATCCTTTTAATACAAAAGATATAAAAATAACTCCTAAAACAACAAGTTTAGATAATATAATTAAAAGATTAGAAAATGAAGAAATAGATTTAAATCCTGATTTTCAAAGAAATGGAGGATTGTGGGATAATTCTAAAATGAGCAGATTAATAGAATCAATTATTTTACGATTACCTCTTCCTATTTTTTATTTTGATATTTCAAATAATGATAAATGGATAGTAATAGATGGGTTACAAAGGTTAACAACAATAAAAAGATTTATTGTTGATAAAAATTTGAAATTAACTAATTTAGAATTTTTAAAAGAATTTCAAGGTAAAAAATTTGATGATTTAGAGCGAAATATAAGAAGAACAATAGAAGAAACAGAAATTGTGACATACCAAATGGAACCACAAACACCTAAAGAAGTGCGATATTCAGTTTTTAATAGAATAAATACAGGAGGAATAACTTTAAATCCTCAAGAAATAAGGCAGGCATTAAATCAAAAAAATAATGGTGTGAAATTACTTGAAGAAATAACAAAAGAAAAAGATTTTAAAAATATTGTAAATGTAACTTCTAAAAGAATGGTTGATAGAGAATTAGTTTTAAGATATATTGCTTTTAAAAAATATAATTATAGAAAACTTAATCAAGAAAAAAAATCTTTACCAAAGCTATTGGATGAAACAATGGAAATTGTTGATACTATAGAATTTGAAAATAATGAATATGTTGTTATGAAAACATCATTATTAAAAACATTAAGTAATTTAATAGAAATTTTTGAAAAGAAATACTTATTTAATAAAAAACTAATAGATAACAGTAAAATAAAAGTTCTGAATAAATCATTATTTGAAATATGGACAGTTTTAGTAAGTGATTTAGATAATAAAGAAATATTAAGATTAAAAAATAAGAAAGAAATTTTGAAAAAAAATATATAG
- the rsmD gene encoding 16S rRNA (guanine(966)-N(2))-methyltransferase RsmD, with protein sequence MRIVAGTLKNRRIKSREGRETRPTLERIKEAIFSIIGEKVADAKFLDLYSGTGNVSFEALSRGAKRAIMIEEDKEALRVIIENVNHLGVEEKCRAYKNDVFRAIEILSRKNETFDIIFLDPPYKENISTKTIEKISEENLLERDGIIISEHSTYEKMADKIGNFVKYDERDYNKKVVSFYRFED encoded by the coding sequence ATGAGAATTGTAGCAGGAACATTGAAAAATAGAAGAATAAAATCAAGGGAAGGAAGAGAAACCAGACCTACGCTAGAAAGAATAAAAGAGGCAATTTTCAGTATAATTGGAGAAAAAGTTGCAGATGCAAAATTTCTGGACTTGTATTCAGGAACGGGAAATGTCTCATTTGAAGCACTTAGCCGTGGTGCAAAAAGAGCGATTATGATTGAGGAAGATAAAGAGGCGCTTAGAGTAATTATTGAAAATGTAAATCATCTTGGAGTGGAAGAAAAATGCCGAGCCTACAAAAATGATGTTTTTCGAGCGATAGAAATTCTTTCAAGAAAAAATGAAACATTTGATATAATATTTTTGGATCCGCCTTACAAGGAAAATATTTCAACAAAAACGATTGAAAAAATTTCAGAAGAAAATCTTTTGGAACGAGATGGAATTATAATTTCAGAACACAGCACGTATGAGAAAATGGCGGATAAAATAGGTAATTTTGTGAAATACGATGAAAGAGATTACAATAAGAAGGTAGTTAGTTTTTATAGGTTTGAGGATTAA